One window from the genome of Lentibacillus daqui encodes:
- the spoIIR gene encoding stage II sporulation protein R, with protein sequence MMKKLVFFVFAIIIIFLLMPTKGMFQQASNDQGYQVIPDDAIRLRILANSDGDGDQKVKQTVRDAVNKSIAGWVENIADIDEARKVIQGKLPEIEQIVENVLEAENASQSFQVEYGENVSFPAKLYGNYLYPAGEYEAVLITLGEGEGSNWWCVLFPPLCFLDFSSGTTVAEASSADQQDDKVEKKQQKETDDDEVKVKFFLFEWLGLS encoded by the coding sequence ATGATGAAGAAGCTAGTATTTTTTGTATTTGCTATTATAATTATTTTCTTATTGATGCCAACCAAAGGCATGTTTCAACAAGCAAGTAATGATCAGGGATATCAGGTCATTCCGGATGATGCCATTCGACTGCGGATTTTGGCAAATAGTGATGGCGATGGGGACCAGAAAGTTAAGCAGACAGTACGTGATGCGGTGAATAAATCAATTGCCGGATGGGTTGAGAACATTGCTGACATTGATGAAGCGCGGAAAGTGATACAAGGGAAACTGCCGGAAATTGAGCAGATCGTTGAAAACGTATTGGAAGCGGAAAATGCATCACAATCATTTCAAGTGGAATACGGGGAAAATGTATCGTTCCCGGCAAAATTATACGGCAATTATTTGTATCCTGCCGGGGAATATGAGGCCGTGTTAATTACCCTTGGAGAAGGGGAAGGTTCCAATTGGTGGTGTGTATTGTTCCCGCCGTTATGCTTTTTGGATTTTTCCAGTGGAACGACGGTTGCTGAGGCCTCCAGTGCGGATCAACAGGATGACAAGGTTGAAAAGAAACAACAGAAGGAAACAGATGATGATGAGGTCAAGGTGAAATTTTTCTTGTTTGAATGGCTTGGTTTGTCATAG
- a CDS encoding GNAT family N-acetyltransferase → MEHIETLTEADFDAVLALDQFAFQSELSADELSEEKEKIKQDTIWGWKEDGQLAAKVHQIPLSCYINGKAFAMGGIAGVASWPEYRRRGMVKHLLYHALVKMKENGQSISLLHPFSFAFYRKYGWEHAFTRQHYSLPMKRLKKKWNLSGGYVRRIGPDIPLLQQIYSEYASTFNGMLVRDEAWWRQRVLTKKYQIAATFNRQDEPEGYIIYDVTSNIFTIKEWAYVNVQAQKQLLHFIANHDSMADKVELTVPERDNLPLLLDEPRFEQKLTPYFMARIVDVQQFLQEYPFQDEGEFTLVVSDEFFPENSGTYQLDIAAGQTTVNMDEQGNDTQAIHCSIQLLTCMLLNFRRPKDYYQAELIAGELEAIERLEKLIPNRQTFLSDFF, encoded by the coding sequence GTGGAACACATTGAAACATTAACTGAGGCTGATTTTGATGCTGTTTTGGCGCTGGACCAATTTGCATTTCAAAGTGAGCTGTCGGCGGATGAATTATCCGAAGAAAAAGAAAAAATAAAGCAGGACACCATTTGGGGATGGAAGGAAGATGGACAGCTGGCGGCAAAAGTACATCAGATTCCATTATCCTGTTACATAAATGGAAAAGCGTTTGCGATGGGAGGTATTGCCGGAGTAGCGTCATGGCCCGAATATCGCAGGCGGGGCATGGTTAAACACTTGCTTTATCACGCATTGGTAAAGATGAAGGAAAATGGACAAAGCATCTCCCTTCTTCATCCGTTTTCGTTTGCATTCTACCGCAAATATGGCTGGGAGCATGCATTTACGAGACAACATTATTCACTTCCGATGAAGCGGCTAAAGAAAAAATGGAACCTTTCCGGTGGTTATGTACGTCGCATTGGGCCGGATATTCCATTACTTCAGCAGATTTATTCCGAGTATGCCAGCACCTTTAATGGCATGCTTGTCCGGGATGAGGCATGGTGGAGGCAGCGGGTGTTGACAAAAAAATATCAAATTGCTGCTACCTTTAATCGTCAGGATGAGCCTGAGGGATATATTATTTATGATGTAACAAGCAACATTTTCACCATCAAAGAATGGGCATATGTCAATGTACAGGCACAAAAACAATTATTGCATTTTATTGCCAACCATGATTCCATGGCCGATAAGGTTGAACTGACCGTACCTGAACGGGATAACCTGCCATTATTGCTAGATGAGCCTCGATTTGAGCAGAAACTTACTCCTTATTTTATGGCGAGAATCGTTGATGTACAGCAATTTTTACAGGAATATCCATTTCAAGACGAGGGAGAATTCACACTTGTTGTCAGTGATGAATTTTTCCCGGAAAATAGTGGAACCTATCAACTGGATATAGCAGCTGGACAAACAACTGTAAATATGGATGAACAAGGGAACGATACACAGGCTATTCATTGCTCGATCCAGCTATTGACATGTATGCTATTAAATTTCCGGCGCCCGAAAGACTACTATCAGGCAGAACTTATAGCAGGAGAACTTGAAGCTATTGAACGACTGGAAAAACTAATCCCTAACAGGCAAACATTTCTGTCAGACTTTTTTTAA
- a CDS encoding L-threonylcarbamoyladenylate synthase produces METKRWNAVDSGNQQGIDEAAGLLQNGEAVAFPTETVYGLGADATSETAVAKIFAAKGRPADNPLIAHVATKAQLQQLVSTVPTFVDKLIDTFSPGPLTYILPSNGTCATNVTAEQSTIGVRIPSHPVAQRLLRKCDLPIAAPSANLSGKPSPTTADHVWQDLNGKIAGLLDGGPTGVGVESTVIDCTSEIPIILRPGGVTKEQLQEVIGDVMVDPALANAVGRPKAPGMKYRHYAPEVPMWLIEGPAEKLAEVIAEERENYAKIGVIASEETSERLCADQVISLGSKESLTDIAAHIYDALRTFKEGDVDLIVCEAFPEKGIGLAIMNRLKKAASVYVPA; encoded by the coding sequence ATGGAAACAAAACGTTGGAATGCTGTAGATAGTGGCAATCAACAAGGGATCGATGAAGCGGCGGGACTGCTGCAAAACGGAGAGGCAGTGGCTTTTCCGACCGAGACAGTCTACGGGCTTGGCGCGGATGCAACAAGTGAAACAGCGGTAGCAAAGATTTTTGCAGCGAAAGGACGCCCGGCGGATAACCCGCTCATTGCCCATGTTGCAACCAAAGCGCAACTGCAACAATTAGTATCCACAGTCCCGACATTTGTGGATAAGTTGATTGATACATTTTCTCCCGGTCCGTTAACATATATTTTACCTAGCAACGGAACTTGTGCAACCAATGTAACAGCGGAACAATCCACAATTGGGGTAAGGATCCCGAGCCATCCGGTTGCCCAGCGGCTTTTGCGAAAATGTGATTTGCCAATTGCTGCGCCTAGTGCTAATCTCTCCGGCAAACCGAGTCCGACAACAGCTGATCACGTGTGGCAGGATCTGAATGGAAAAATAGCCGGTTTGCTTGATGGTGGTCCGACAGGTGTTGGCGTGGAGTCGACGGTCATTGATTGCACCAGTGAAATTCCAATTATTCTGCGCCCCGGCGGTGTGACCAAGGAACAGCTGCAAGAAGTTATTGGCGATGTCATGGTTGATCCGGCACTGGCAAATGCGGTTGGCCGGCCGAAAGCTCCCGGCATGAAATATCGCCATTATGCACCAGAAGTTCCGATGTGGCTCATTGAAGGCCCGGCGGAAAAATTGGCTGAAGTTATTGCCGAGGAACGAGAGAATTACGCGAAGATTGGTGTGATAGCAAGTGAGGAAACGTCTGAACGACTATGTGCCGATCAAGTCATTTCCCTTGGCTCAAAGGAATCATTAACGGATATTGCTGCTCATATTTATGATGCATTACGTACCTTTAAAGAGGGGGATGTGGATTTGATTGTATGTGAAGCATTCCCGGAAAAAGGTATTGGTCTGGCAATCATGAACCGGTTGAAAAAAGCAGCAAGTGTTTACGTTCCGGCGTAA